From one Anoplolepis gracilipes chromosome 8, ASM4749672v1, whole genome shotgun sequence genomic stretch:
- the LOC140668938 gene encoding uncharacterized protein codes for MKRIVLLVLTFVAIVIADEEEQIQQIATLYEIDVETTKGCLNEAGTTLREMQFDEETWKKIISNKKDEKTEEYIKNNGCFIACILEKKDMMKDSKLVLDKLLEGFEKQSSLGKMPSKEVITECVNTSNKNIELTRETRAFGFIICLSRTQETASKI; via the exons ATGAAGAGAATTGTGCTTCTCGTTTTAACTTTTGTCGCTATT GTAATTGCAGATGAAGAAGAGCAAATACAACAAATAGCGACGCTTTATGAAATCGATGTAGAGACGACGAAAGGATGTCTGAATGAAGCTGGGACGACTTTGA GAGAGATGCAGTTTGATGAAGAAACGTGGAAGAAAATCATAAGTAATAAGAAGGATGAGAAAactgaagaatatattaaaaataatggttGTTTTATAGCATGCATATTGGAGAAGAAAGATATG atgaAAGATTCAAAGCTAGTTTTAGACAAATTACTAGAAGGATTTGAGAAACAGAGTTCATTAGGAAAAATGCCAAGCAAAGAAGTTATAACGGAATGCGTGAacacat ccaataaaaatatcgaactGACTCGGGAAACTAGAGCGTTTggatttataatatgtctaagtCGTACCCAAGAAACTGCAAGCAAAATATAG
- the LOC140668943 gene encoding DNA polymerase III PolC-type-like isoform X1, with product MELIDSPIISSTAPQNSPLVYFDLETTGLSVKYSEICQIAARYEDQEFSAYMIPTRPISKNAADVTGLSVCAGEMFLHGEKVETIPFHVALQNFLQFLSNIGKDITLVAHNGFRFDARILIKYIRVYNLWEKFTSVVYGFTDTLLVLRAKLPSRTAAKLKFTQVDLASDLLGENVAADAHNALNDVRILQRIVDKAEVTRQELIDRSKSVTAMIQIIQKSALKNANKITMDCMKGSVSDGMIDKMAEAGITLDLLQRAYKEGNKGIELLLSEDIGGRPRITKNKKILRNVFSEVKKTLESTQNTESNT from the coding sequence atGGAACTCATTGACAGTCCTATAATAAGCTCAACTGCACCTCAAAACAGTCCTCTAGTTTATTTTGACCTCGAAACGACTGGTCTTTCCGTCAAATATTCGGAAATTTGCCAAATTGCAGCCAGATACGAAGATCAGGAGTTTAGCGCCTATATGATTCCTACGCGACCCATTTCAAAAAACGCTGCAGACGTAACTGGCTTGTCAGTCTGCGCGGGTGAAATGTTTCTCCACGGAGAAAAGGTCGAAACGATTCCATTTCATGTTGCCCTGCAGAACTTTCTGCAATTTCTAAGTAATATAGGCAAAGACATCACGTTGGTTGCTCACAATGGATTCAGGTTCGACGCACGAATTCTGATCAAATATATACGCGTTTATAATCTATGGGAGAAGTTCACATCAGTCGTTTACGGATTTACCGATACTCTTCTTGTCCTGAGGGCGAAATTGCCTTCCCGAACTGCGGCTAAGCTCAAATTCACGCAAGTCGATCTTGCAAGTGATTTGCTTGGCGAGAATGTTGCAGCCGATGCTCACAATGCGTTGAACGATGTCAGAATCCTCCAGCGAATCGTCGACAAAGCAGAAGTCACACGTCAAGAATTAATTGATCGCTCGAAGTCTGTGACTGCTATGATACAGATAATTCAAAAGTCCGCTTTGAAAAATGCAAACAAGATCACAATGGATTGCATGAAGGGATCAGTCTCAGACGGCATGATTGATAAGATGGCAGAAGCAGGAATCACTCTTGATCTTTTGCAACGTGCATATAAAGAAGGCAATAAGGGTATAGAGCTTCTACTGAGCGAAGATATTGGAGGACGTCCAaggataacaaaaaataaaaagatactcCGAAACGTTTTTTCCGAAGTCAAAAAAACGCTAGAAAGCACGCAGAACACAGAGAGTAACACATGA
- the LOC140668943 gene encoding uncharacterized protein isoform X2 codes for MKKIALLVLALATIVNADEEEGVQELASLYDADVQTTKGCLNEIGKTFSEMMVDDEETWHKMINNEDDEETKKSIETHGRFIACMLEMKDMMKDSYLVLNKILQTFEKKESTLTKIASKEVITECVNTFNENVELTRETRAFGFMICISREETVNKK; via the exons ATGAAGAAAATCGCGCTTCTCGTTTTAGCTCTTGCTACAATT GTAAATGCAGATGAAGAAGAGGGCGTACAAGAACTAGCGTCACTTTATGATGCTGATGTGCAGACAACGAAAGGATGTCTAAATGAAATTGGAAAGACTTTCa GTGAGATGATGGTTGATGATGAAGAAACATGgcataaaatgataaataatgaagACGACGAAGAAACtaaaaaatctattgaaaCACATGGTCGTTTCATAGCGTGCATGTTGGAGATGAAAGATATG atgaaGGATTCATACCTAGTTCTAAACAAAATACTACAAAcatttgaaaagaaagaaagtacACTAACAAAAATAGCAAGCAAAGAAGTTATAACGGAATGCGTAAATACAT ttAATGAAAATGTCGAACTGACTCGGGAAACTAGGGCGTTTGGATTTATGATATGTATAAGTCGTGAAGAGACTGtaaacaaaaagtaa
- the LOC140668939 gene encoding uncharacterized protein, which translates to MKRIVLLVLTFVAIVIADEEEQIQQIATIFETDVQTVKGCLNEAGTTLREMQVDEETRQKMINNEDDEKTKECIIRSGRFIACILEKKDMMKNSKLVLDKLLKGFEKQSSLGEVRFKKVITKCVNTSNENIELTRETRAFGFLICMSRKETVNKR; encoded by the exons ATGAAGAGAATCGTGCTCCTCGTTTTAACTTTTGTCGCTATT GTAATTGCAGATGAAGAAGAGCAAATACAACAAATAGCGACGATTTTCGAAACTGATGTACAGACGGTAAAAGGATGTTTAAATGAAGCTGGGACAACTTTGa GGGAGATGCAGGTTGATGAAGAAACGAGGCAGAAAATGATCAATAATGAGGACGATGAAAAAACTAAAGAATGTATTATAAGAAGTGGTCGTTTTATAGCATGCATATTGGAGAAAAAAGATATG atgaaaaattcaaagctAGTTCtagacaaattattaaaaggatTTGAGAAACAGAGTTCACTAGGAGAAGTAAGGTTCAAAAAAGTTATAACTAAATGCGTGAATACAT ccAATGAAAATATCGAACTGACTCGGGAAACTAGGGCATTTGGATTTTTGATATGTATGAGTCGTAAAGAGactgtaaataaaagatag